TTTGACGTTATTAAACAGGTATTTCGTACCATTTGCATAGCCAACCTGTTTGCCGTTGCGGACAATCCTGTGTCCATACTCGACATGAGGTGCATAGTCCTTGATATAACCAAAGTTACCTGTGATAACATCTTTTGATGAGTTTACCTTTTTGAGACGTCTAGAGCGCAACAACTCGCCAGACTTATGCCTTTTAGTGTTTTTACCAATCGGTGTACCAGGAGGTCTTGCTGCTCTGTTAAACATCTCTGTAAGGTTTTTGTTGGCAACCCTATCCCAGCGCTTCTCGCTCATTGACCTTAGTTTTACCTCTAAGGCTGGCATACCTGTCATTGACATCCTCATAAGCGATACCCTTTAATGACGAGTAGTCTCCATCTACCAAGATCTTTAACGGATTCAACTTTGTATTTTGAGCCGTCTATTACAACGTGTGACGCTTGTTTGGCTTCCGCCTTGCTAACTTGATTAGTCAGCAATTTGCGTGCGCTAGACGTTAAATCTCGACCGTATAAGGACACGTCATCAGCCGACCATTCAGTAAAACGACCTTTAGCAACTCTTTTGACAACATTTTTCGTGATGTCGTTGCCGAGTCTGTCTTTTTCTCCCGTTTTTTGCGATGTTACTAAGTCAAAATTAACAAACATCATAAAAACCGCACCACCTTTTTATTCAAGATGGCTAGACGGTCCTTTTTATATGACGCTAACTCCTCGCCATATTCTGCCAAAACGTTTTCAATAAATTTAGTTGATATTGTGTCTGCTTTTTCCGTGTCAATTCCTTCAAAATACATACGACGATACATTTTGACAACAACATCAACAGCGATGGAATTAAAAAGAGGGTTAAAAACGACATCGCCGACTTTTAAATTAATACGGTCGATAGCCGTTTGCGTTAACTCCTCCAATAACTCCTCTTTTAAAGACGTTTCGTCTGCTAAACGGACACGATCAATAATTGCTTGTTTTGTTTCGTCCATGTCAACCTACTTTCTAGATGTGTGCTTGCAGTAATTCGATGATTTCAGCTTTTTTAGCATTACTTGGGAGTTCGATTCCTAGCTCTGCCGCTTTAGCTTTTAACTCATCCACTTTTAAACCATCTAAGCTATTGCCATTACCTGACACCTCAATAAATGGTTTATGTTCTGTATTGTTGCTAGATAACAAGCTTTCTAAGCGCTCTTTGCTTGGCTCATAGCCTTTGCGAGGAAAGCTGTCGCCAACCTCGTACAAAAAGCTATTGTCAAGCAAATCAAAAAAACGTGCTTTTACTCTATAAGCCATAAGCTACCCCCATTAGACGCCTGGTGTAAGAGTTACTTTAACAATCCCGTCAATACGTTCTGGGTACATCAACATACCAGATACAAGCAACGTTTGGATAGTAAGCGTTGTATTTTCTTGGAAGTGATTCATTCCAATGTAGCCGGTTGGATCACCGTAAAGATTAAATTCTTTAGCTAATTCAGAATTATTTGGATTGATGTAAGCAAAGATGATATTTTCTGGTACTGTCGCCCAGATTTCCCCTTTTGTGACATCGTTTGTCGAGATAATGACCGTCCCTGTAAAATCGACAAGGTAAGTCAATCCGAATGCGGTTTGAGTAGTGATGCCAGCTTTAGCGATGTATTCAGCGACATCAAGGCTATTAGCAAACACAATCGCACGCTCTGAACCATAATCTTCAAAGAGCACTTGCAGTTTACCCCAAGCAGAAGCTAAAGCCCCTTGCAATCCTGCACCAAGAGCATCTTGTGTTCCTGTACCTGTTTTAAGAGCAGTCACAAAGTCTGTGCGGATTTTCTTTTGCAACTGACGAACAAGTGCGTTGTCAGTATTTGTTACAGCTTCGTTAGAGCCATACATTTGGATGTCTTCGCCGGTTGTTGCTTTACGATATTTTTTAAGTTCGATTTTTTTCTCAGAGTGTATTTTGCGCTCTACTTTTGATAACGGGATAACTTCGCCTTCTGGGACGTTACCTTCTGCTAATGTGACATCATAACCAGCGTATGTCTTAAGGGTCATACCCTCAGATACCGAGATTTTACGAGTAACCCCGAGCATTTCAAGTAATTTCGAGATATTTTCTTGGAATTTGTTTGTGACATCAATAGTGATAGGGTATTTAAGGTCTGTTGATTTGATTAGATTTTCTTCTGGGTAAGTACGTGATGTTACCATGTGTTAATTTCTCCTGTTTTATTGGAATAGGCCGATATTTTCGGCAATGAGTTTTTGTCGTTCCGCAGTATCTTTGACTGCTAAAATTTGTTCTTTTGTCAGTCCAGTATTGCCATTTGATTTTTTAGGTGTTGGCGATTTAAGGCGTTCTTTGACTTCTTTTTCGATTGCTTCGGAAAATGCCTCAGAAAACGCTTCTACTGCATTTTTGGTTTTATCTGCATCAGTAGATACCAATTGCGATAAAAGTGCGTCAGAGATGTTGATATTAGCTTCTGATAGCATTGTGCGAGCAGCACTCTTCATTTCTGACAATGTACGTTCAGCTTCTAGCTCTGCAATGCGTGCTTCAAGTTTTGCTTTTTCGTGCTGTGCTTTTTGTTCAGCATTCATTTTTGCAAGTCTCTTAGCTTCGTTTTCTTTTTCTTCAGTCTCAGCCACCCATTTATTTCGTGCAGTATCAATAGCCTTAGCCACACGCTTGTCAAATTCAGCTTGCTTTTTAGGGTCTGACAAAATATCGTCAAACGTTTGCTCCTTAGCTTCTTCTTGTGCACCAGATTGTTCTAGGATTTCTTCGTTTTCCATTTTTTCCTCCTGCCCCACGCCATTGCTCAAAAGCCCCAGCGCATTGCTTTAGATTTTTATTTGCCTAGTTTTTTGTCATGCGACAGGACATAATAAAAAGCCGTATTGCTACGACTCTAAAAATTTGTTTTTTATTTCAATCAACAGATCATATTCTGTTTTTGTGATAGTTACCATTTCAGGGTTAATCATAACCAGACGTTGATTTCTAACCATTTCTAGTTCAGCTTGCTCTAACACCATATTATTTCTTCCTCCACTTCCGTTTGTAATTTTGCTTGATGTAGTCAACATCATCGCCGATTGACTTGATGGCTGATTGGTTATCTAAAGTAGCAGCTTTAACAGTCGCTAACTCTTCGTTTGTTGCCAGAGCGTTTCGTTGAACGATTGATTTTAACTCCATGATTTCTTTGTTTTGATTCCTGAGTGCTTCTGCTTGCATGGCGTTCTCTGCAACAATCATCACAATAGCTGTTTCTAATTTACGTTTTTTCTTAATGCGTTTATTCATCCATTTTTACCTCTCTAAATAATCATCTGGAATAACCATAGCAAATGTGCTGCGACAGTTAGCGTGCATGGGCGGGAAGTTAACCCCAACCTGTCTATCTTTAAGTTTAAATTTATGACCGTCTAATCCTCTGCAAATTGAGCTAGTAGAGCTATCTAAAACCGAGACAAATTCGTACTCCTCAAAGTCGTCACTATCCTCAAACGGTGCCATCATCGCTTGATTATTGACATAAGTCCCTTCTGTCATGATCAGCCGTGTAATATCCGACTGCGAACGTACAGTAAAACGCTCTGACATCTGTTTAACGACTTTATCAAAGCTATCTCCCCTGATAATTGCCGTCTTAAAGTCATTTGTTAGATAATCGACAAGCTTATCTTTGTTAGACCAAATACTTGAGCTAAAATCACCTTTGCCTGTCCAATCATTGTTAACAAACAGCTCAGCGGATACTTTATCCGCTTGGAAACCAATTGTTTTAGCGGTTTCTTGATAACCTTTTTTAAAGGCTGTCGTTAAATGCTTAGTCAATTCCGCCTCTTCGATAGCACCTATTTCCAACTGTTGTATTTTAATGCTTAATTCTAGTCCTTGCAGTCTATCTAATTTATAAATAGAGGTCCTGACAGGCATTAAATCAGCACGTTGTGGATATTTTTTAGCAAATCGCTCACAATCTCGATAAAGCAAGTCTTTATCAGCTTTAGATAACTGCTGCAAAAGATTTCGATATTCAATAACGTTGTCTTTTCCATACTTGCTAAAATAAGCCCCTATTTCCTTTTCTAAGGACTTTGCTTCATCAGCGTAATATTTGCTAAGCTTAGTCTGTAAAGCGCGCTCTGACGTCTCTAAATTAGCCCATAGTTGCTTCTGGCGCTCATTCCAATACTGTTGTGGTGTCTTGGCCATTTAGCCCTCCTGCTTTTCGACTAATTAAGGTTGGCCTGTCGCTATTTTTCTTTTCGATTTCTTTTTGTGGGTTTTCCACAATAGATAGCACACCGACCTGTGTTTCTTCCGAGACAATCCCCGCTAAATTGCCTGCAATTTGAGACTCCTCTAAGAGATTTGCTGGTAGATTGCGAGTAAATTTATACTTAATGCCAATCCAATCTTTAGGTCCTATCTTAGACGTAGGATAGCTTGCAATAAGCTTATATCTGCGGTTCATCCCGCTCATAAACTTACGCTCTTTTGTCTTAGCTAAGTTATCCATAGCTTGCAAACGATAACGTAAAGCGATGCCGCTAGCTGTACCGAACGATTCGTCACTGATATTAGCAACCATAGCAGTCCTAAAAATTAAGTTCTCTAGTCGGTCGAGCAAATGCTCT
The genomic region above belongs to Streptococcus pyogenes and contains:
- a CDS encoding HeH/LEM domain-containing protein, producing the protein MAYRVKARFFDLLDNSFLYEVGDSFPRKGYEPSKERLESLLSSNNTEHKPFIEVSGNGNSLDGLKVDELKAKAAELGIELPSNAKKAEIIELLQAHI
- a CDS encoding minor capsid protein; the encoded protein is MAKTPQQYWNERQKQLWANLETSERALQTKLSKYYADEAKSLEKEIGAYFSKYGKDNVIEYRNLLQQLSKADKDLLYRDCERFAKKYPQRADLMPVRTSIYKLDRLQGLELSIKIQQLEIGAIEEAELTKHLTTAFKKGYQETAKTIGFQADKVSAELFVNNDWTGKGDFSSSIWSNKDKLVDYLTNDFKTAIIRGDSFDKVVKQMSERFTVRSQSDITRLIMTEGTYVNNQAMMAPFEDSDDFEEYEFVSVLDSSTSSICRGLDGHKFKLKDRQVGVNFPPMHANCRSTFAMVIPDDYLER
- a CDS encoding DUF4355 domain-containing protein, translating into MENEEILEQSGAQEEAKEQTFDDILSDPKKQAEFDKRVAKAIDTARNKWVAETEEKENEAKRLAKMNAEQKAQHEKAKLEARIAELEAERTLSEMKSAARTMLSEANINISDALLSQLVSTDADKTKNAVEAFSEAFSEAIEKEVKERLKSPTPKKSNGNTGLTKEQILAVKDTAERQKLIAENIGLFQ